A single genomic interval of Juglans regia cultivar Chandler chromosome 1, Walnut 2.0, whole genome shotgun sequence harbors:
- the LOC108987931 gene encoding putative pentatricopeptide repeat-containing protein At1g09680, which produces MAILRLSRTHFSLSLPRKTFSFSSSTSNPPWYKYTPPPPPCQHDPLLSAISEAILNTKGKPGDSSLKKLLPSLTANHIINLINLNPHSLPPHSLLSFFDWLSSQPTFRHTLHSYCTMIHFLSSHNMLPQAQSLLRFVVSRKGKDSACSVFACVIETKGTNYSSFVFDALMYAYADNGFVSDAIQCFRLIRKHKFGVPFRGCGYLLDKMMKSNSPASAWAFYMEILDCGYPPTVYNFNVLMHKLFKEGKLKEAQLVFDEIEKWALRPTVVSFNTLINGYCKSGELEVGFRLKRVMEESGMCSDVFTYSALINGLCKESRLDDANRLFDEMHEKGLVPNDVTFTTLIDGQCKNGRIDLAMEVYQQMLRKGVKPDLIAYNTLINGLCKVGDLEKVQKLVDEMSARGLKPDKITYTTLIDGYCKEGDLESAMKTRKEMSEEGIELDNVAFTALISGLSRGGRVVDAERTLREMVNAGMKPDDATYTMVMDGFCKNGDIKMSFKLLREMQGDGHVPGIVTYNVLMNGLCKQGQMKNANMLLDAMLNLGVIPDDITYNILLEGHCKNGNPEYFDKLRSEKGLIPDYASYTALVNEFSKSSKDRRRR; this is translated from the coding sequence ATGGCCATCCTCAGACTCTCAAGAACacacttctctctttctcttccccGCAAAACCTTTTCCTTCTCCTCATCCACCTCCAATCCACCCTGGTACAAGTATACACCCCCTCCGCCACCTTGCCAACACGACCCGCTACTCTCAGCAATCTCTGAGGCCATTCTCAACACCAAAGGAAAGCCCGGCGACTCCTCTCTCAAAAAGCTCCTTCCGTCCCTCACAGCTAATCACATAATCAATCTCATCAACCTCAACCCCCACTCTCTCCCCCCACattctctcctctctttcttcGACTGGCTCTCTTCCCAGCCCACCTTCCGCCACACCCTCCACTCCTACTGCACCATGATCCACTTCCTCTCCTCCCATAACATGCTCCCACAAGCCCAGTCCCTTCTCCGCTTCGTTGTCTCCCGGAAAGGCAAGGACTCGGCGTGCTCAGTCTTTGCTTGCGTTATCGAAACCAAAGGTACCAATTACTCCAGTTTTGTATTTGATGCTTTGATGTATGCGTATGCGGATAATGGGTTTGTGTCAGATGCTATTCAGTGCTTTAGATTGATCAGGAAGCATAAATTTGGAGTCCCATTTCGTGGTTGTGGGTATTTGCTTGATAAGATGATGAAGTCAAACTCGCCCGCTTCGGCGTGGgcattttatatggagattttgGATTGTGGTTATCCGCCTACTGTGTATAATTTCAATGTCTTGATGCATAAACTGTTTAAAGAGGGTAAGCTTAAAGAAGCTCAGCTGGTCTTTGATGAAATTGAGAAGTGGGCTTTGCGTCCTACAGTTGTTAGTTTCAATACTTTGATTAATGGTTATTGCAAGTCTGGGGAGTTAGAAGTGGGGTTTAGGTTGAAGAGGGTCATGGAGGAGAGTGGCATGTGTTCTGATGTTTTCACTTACAGTGCGTTGATTAATGGGCTGTGTAAGGAGAGTAGGCTGGACGATGCAAATAGGTTGTTCGATGAAATGCATGAGAAGGGGTTGGTTCCAAATGATGTTACTTTCACAACTTTGATTGATGGTCAATGCAAGAATGGGAGAATTGATTTAGCCATGGAAGTTTATCAGCAAATGTTGAGGAAAGGTGTGAAACCTGATTTGATAGCATACAATACCCTGATCAATGGCCTTTGCAAGGTTGGAGATTTGGAAAAAGTTCAGAAGCTTGTTGATGAGATGAGTGCACGGGGTTTGAAACCTGACAAAATCACATACACTACACTAATTGATGGATATTGCAAGGAAGGAGATTTAGAGTCGGCCATGAAGACTAGGAAGGAAATGAGTGAAGAAGGGATTGAGCTTGATAATGTGGCTTTCACAGCTCTTATTTCGGGGCTGTCTAGAGGGGGAAGAGTTGTTGATGCAGAAAGAACTTTGAGGGAGATGGTGAATGCTGGTATGAAGCCTGATGATGCAACGTATACAATGGTCATGGATGGTTTTTGTAAGAATggtgatattaaaatgagttttaagtTGCTCAGGGAGATGCAGGGTGATGGACATGTTCCTGGAATTGTAACGTATAATGTGCTTATGAATGGACTCTGTAAGCAGGGGCAGATGAAAAACGCTAATATGCTCTTAGATGCCATGCTTAATTTGGGGGTGATTCCGGATGATATTACATACAATATTCTGTTAGAAGGGCATTGCAAGAATGGTAACCCAGAGTATTTTGATAAATTACGAAGTGAGAAAGGACTTATTCCAGATTATGCTTCTTATACTGCCCTAGTTAATGAATTCAGTAAAAGTTCAAAGGATCGCCGCAGGAGATGA